The proteins below are encoded in one region of Telopea speciosissima isolate NSW1024214 ecotype Mountain lineage chromosome 10, Tspe_v1, whole genome shotgun sequence:
- the LOC122644195 gene encoding protein phosphatase 2C 70-like isoform X5: MAIPMAESIVVLLLLMLILIILLILLAFKPWRFFFSSSRSRLIKVGDLERPLFSDDPDSVQNQNNELGRNYVSEGSHLQTEGSFGSPRARGLVCKQRLPSTDAHSTQGATLVLDVVSDLSEDVLVGQTLKRPLVSHRSIDEGKHAKKEDSKYGLSVISADSYHGSLPKAIRYQRSSLTLEVISGPSRGLRCSLQSTNTSRLPLTLGRVPPSEMLLNDSEISGKHAMINWNLNTLKWELVDMGSLNGTLLNSQAIHHADSGGRQWSEPIELANGDIITLGTSSRIFMLAGVDGGGGVANFQEWGLGKVQIAHAENQIPFGVGMASDPMALRRGGKRLPMEDMCYYQWPLPGAEQFGLFGICDGHGGVGAAKAASKMLPEMVANILSVSEKRQRVLSLCDASNVLRDAYSQTEASMNHSYEGCTATLLLVWADGNEEFFVQCANVGDSACVLNIDGKQIKMTEDHRVTSQSERVRLKQTGQPLKDGETRLCGLNLARMLGDKFLKEQDSRFSSEPYISEVVHIDKASKAFVLMARCLSCGLREVSMTIF; the protein is encoded by the exons ATGGCGATACCAATGGCAGAGAGCATTGTCGTTCTGCTCCTGCTTATGCTGATTCTAATAATCCTCCTTATCCTCTTGGCATTTAAGCCATggcgtttcttcttctcttcttctcgaTCTCGTTTGATCAAG GTCGGTGATCTAGAAAGGCCTCTCTTTTCTGATGATCCAGATTCggtccaaaaccaaaacaatGAATTGGGAAGAAATTATGTTTCAGAGGGGTCCCATCTTCAAACTGAAGGGAGCTTCGGCTCACCAAGAGCACGTGGCCTTGTCTGTAAACAGAGACTTCCATCAACTGATGCACATTCAACCCAAG GTGCTACTTTGGTTCTAGATGTAGTTTCTGATCTGTCGGAAGATGTTCTGGTCGGTCAAACACTAAAGCGTCCTCTGGTGTCACACCGCTCAATTGATGAGGGAAAACATGCTAAAAAAGAAGACTCTAAATATGGTCTCTCAGTCATTTCTGCTGATAGCTATCATGGATCTTTGCCTAAGGCTATCAGATATCAaa GAAGCAGCCTTACCCTGGAAGTTATATCTGGCCCTTCTCGTGGGCTTCGCTGCTCCTTACAGTCAACGAATACTTCTCGACTTCCACTGACCCTGGGGAGAGTTCCTCCCAGTGAGATGTTACTGAATGACTCAGAAATCTCGGGAAAGCATGCCATGATAAATTGGAACTTGAAT ACATTGAAATGGGAGCTGGTGGACATGGGGAGCCTAAATGGAACACTTTTGAATTCTCAGGCCATCCACCATGCTGATTCTGGTGGTAGACAATGGAGTGAACCCATCGAGCTTGCAAATGGAGACATAATAACTCTTGGCACTTCATCAAGAATATTT ATGTTAGCTGGAgtggatgggggggggggagtggcaAACTTCCAGGAATGGGGATTGGGGAAG GTTCAAATTGCTCATGCTGAAAACCAAATTCCCTTTGGAGTTGGTATGGCTTCTGATCCCATGGCCTTGCGTCGAGGAGGGAAAAGGCTTCCCATGGAAGACATGTGCTACTACCAATGGCCTCTTCCAGGAGCCGAACAG TTTGGACTGTTTGGGATATGTGATGGGCATGGTGGAGTAGGAGCTGCCAAAGCTGCTAGCAA AATGCTGCCTGAGATGGTTGCAAATATCTTGTCAGTTTCGGAAAAAAGACAGAGGGTTCTTTCCCTTTGTGATGCTTCAAATGTGCTCAGGGATGCATATTCTCAGACAGAAGCATCTATGAACCATTCGTATGAG GGGTGCACTGCAACATTGCTTTTGGTTTGGGCTGATGGCAATGAAGAGTTCTTTGTACAATGTGCAAATGTTGGAGATTCTGCTTGCGTGTTGAA TATTGATGGCAAGCAAATCAAGATGACAGAAGACCATAGAGTAACCAGCCAGTCCGAAAGAGTCCGCTTGAAACAAACAGGACAACCATTGAAAGATGGGGAAACACGCCTATGCG GTCTGAACCTAGCCCGGATGCTTGGAgacaaatttttgaaagaacaAGATTCCCGCTTTAGTTCGGAGCCTTACATAAGTGAGGTTGTGCACATCGATAAAGCTAGCAAGGCATTTGTTCTTATGGCAAG GTGCCTTAGCTGCGGCCTGAGGGAGGTGTCAATGACAATCTTTTGA
- the LOC122644195 gene encoding protein phosphatase 2C 70-like isoform X3 has protein sequence MAIPMAESIVVLLLLMLILIILLILLAFKPWRFFFSSSRSRLIKVGDLERPLFSDDPDSVQNQNNELGRNYVSEGSHLQTEGSFGSPRARGLVCKQRLPSTDAHSTQGATLVLDVVSDLSEDVLVGQTLKRPLVSHRSIDEGKHAKKEDSKYGLSVISADSYHGSLPKAIRYQRSSLTLEVISGPSRGLRCSLQSTNTSRLPLTLGRVPPSEMLLNDSEISGKHAMINWNLNTLKWELVDMGSLNGTLLNSQAIHHADSGGRQWSEPIELANGDIITLGTSSRIFVQIAHAENQIPFGVGMASDPMALRRGGKRLPMEDMCYYQWPLPGAEQFGLFGICDGHGGVGAAKAASKMLPEMVANILSVSEKRQRVLSLCDASNVLRDAYSQTEASMNHSYEGCTATLLLVWADGNEEFFVQCANVGDSACVLNIDGKQIKMTEDHRVTSQSERVRLKQTGQPLKDGETRLCGLNLARMLGDKFLKEQDSRFSSEPYISEVVHIDKASKAFVLMASDGLWDVMSIKKAVQLILQMKDRYAADKKNLTERIANLVLSEARNLRTKDNTSIIFLDFDTTTRTASCKMDS, from the exons ATGGCGATACCAATGGCAGAGAGCATTGTCGTTCTGCTCCTGCTTATGCTGATTCTAATAATCCTCCTTATCCTCTTGGCATTTAAGCCATggcgtttcttcttctcttcttctcgaTCTCGTTTGATCAAG GTCGGTGATCTAGAAAGGCCTCTCTTTTCTGATGATCCAGATTCggtccaaaaccaaaacaatGAATTGGGAAGAAATTATGTTTCAGAGGGGTCCCATCTTCAAACTGAAGGGAGCTTCGGCTCACCAAGAGCACGTGGCCTTGTCTGTAAACAGAGACTTCCATCAACTGATGCACATTCAACCCAAG GTGCTACTTTGGTTCTAGATGTAGTTTCTGATCTGTCGGAAGATGTTCTGGTCGGTCAAACACTAAAGCGTCCTCTGGTGTCACACCGCTCAATTGATGAGGGAAAACATGCTAAAAAAGAAGACTCTAAATATGGTCTCTCAGTCATTTCTGCTGATAGCTATCATGGATCTTTGCCTAAGGCTATCAGATATCAaa GAAGCAGCCTTACCCTGGAAGTTATATCTGGCCCTTCTCGTGGGCTTCGCTGCTCCTTACAGTCAACGAATACTTCTCGACTTCCACTGACCCTGGGGAGAGTTCCTCCCAGTGAGATGTTACTGAATGACTCAGAAATCTCGGGAAAGCATGCCATGATAAATTGGAACTTGAAT ACATTGAAATGGGAGCTGGTGGACATGGGGAGCCTAAATGGAACACTTTTGAATTCTCAGGCCATCCACCATGCTGATTCTGGTGGTAGACAATGGAGTGAACCCATCGAGCTTGCAAATGGAGACATAATAACTCTTGGCACTTCATCAAGAATATTT GTTCAAATTGCTCATGCTGAAAACCAAATTCCCTTTGGAGTTGGTATGGCTTCTGATCCCATGGCCTTGCGTCGAGGAGGGAAAAGGCTTCCCATGGAAGACATGTGCTACTACCAATGGCCTCTTCCAGGAGCCGAACAG TTTGGACTGTTTGGGATATGTGATGGGCATGGTGGAGTAGGAGCTGCCAAAGCTGCTAGCAA AATGCTGCCTGAGATGGTTGCAAATATCTTGTCAGTTTCGGAAAAAAGACAGAGGGTTCTTTCCCTTTGTGATGCTTCAAATGTGCTCAGGGATGCATATTCTCAGACAGAAGCATCTATGAACCATTCGTATGAG GGGTGCACTGCAACATTGCTTTTGGTTTGGGCTGATGGCAATGAAGAGTTCTTTGTACAATGTGCAAATGTTGGAGATTCTGCTTGCGTGTTGAA TATTGATGGCAAGCAAATCAAGATGACAGAAGACCATAGAGTAACCAGCCAGTCCGAAAGAGTCCGCTTGAAACAAACAGGACAACCATTGAAAGATGGGGAAACACGCCTATGCG GTCTGAACCTAGCCCGGATGCTTGGAgacaaatttttgaaagaacaAGATTCCCGCTTTAGTTCGGAGCCTTACATAAGTGAGGTTGTGCACATCGATAAAGCTAGCAAGGCATTTGTTCTTATGGCAAG TGATGGCCTTTGGGATGTTATGAGCATCAAGAAGGCAGTGCAGCTTATACTTCAG ATGAAGGACAGATATGCTGCAGACAAAAAGAATTTGACAGAGAGAATTGCAAATTTGGTGTTGAGCGAGGCAAGAAATCTGAGGACAAAGGATAACACATCaataattttcttggatttcGATACAACCACTAGAACTGCTTCTTGTAAAATGGATTCTTGA
- the LOC122644195 gene encoding protein phosphatase 2C 70-like isoform X4, whose protein sequence is MAIPMAESIVVLLLLMLILIILLILLAFKPWRFFFSSSRSRLIKVGDLERPLFSDDPDSVQNQNNELGRNYVSEGSHLQTEGSFGSPRARGLVCKQRLPSTDAHSTQGATLVLDVVSDLSEDVLVGQTLKRPLVSHRSIDEGKHAKKEDSKYGLSVISADSYHGSLPKAIRYQRSSLTLEVISGPSRGLRCSLQSTNTSRLPLTLGRVPPSEMLLNDSEISGKHAMINWNLNTLKWELVDMGSLNGTLLNSQAIHHADSGGRQWSEPIELANGDIITLGTSSRIFMLAGVDGGGGVANFQEWGLGKVQIAHAENQIPFGVGMASDPMALRRGGKRLPMEDMCYYQWPLPGAEQFGLFGICDGHGGVGAAKAASKMLPEMVANILSVSEKRQRVLSLCDASNVLRDAYSQTEASMNHSIDGKQIKMTEDHRVTSQSERVRLKQTGQPLKDGETRLCGLNLARMLGDKFLKEQDSRFSSEPYISEVVHIDKASKAFVLMASDGLWDVMSIKKAVQLILQMKDRYAADKKNLTERIANLVLSEARNLRTKDNTSIIFLDFDTTTRTASCKMDS, encoded by the exons ATGGCGATACCAATGGCAGAGAGCATTGTCGTTCTGCTCCTGCTTATGCTGATTCTAATAATCCTCCTTATCCTCTTGGCATTTAAGCCATggcgtttcttcttctcttcttctcgaTCTCGTTTGATCAAG GTCGGTGATCTAGAAAGGCCTCTCTTTTCTGATGATCCAGATTCggtccaaaaccaaaacaatGAATTGGGAAGAAATTATGTTTCAGAGGGGTCCCATCTTCAAACTGAAGGGAGCTTCGGCTCACCAAGAGCACGTGGCCTTGTCTGTAAACAGAGACTTCCATCAACTGATGCACATTCAACCCAAG GTGCTACTTTGGTTCTAGATGTAGTTTCTGATCTGTCGGAAGATGTTCTGGTCGGTCAAACACTAAAGCGTCCTCTGGTGTCACACCGCTCAATTGATGAGGGAAAACATGCTAAAAAAGAAGACTCTAAATATGGTCTCTCAGTCATTTCTGCTGATAGCTATCATGGATCTTTGCCTAAGGCTATCAGATATCAaa GAAGCAGCCTTACCCTGGAAGTTATATCTGGCCCTTCTCGTGGGCTTCGCTGCTCCTTACAGTCAACGAATACTTCTCGACTTCCACTGACCCTGGGGAGAGTTCCTCCCAGTGAGATGTTACTGAATGACTCAGAAATCTCGGGAAAGCATGCCATGATAAATTGGAACTTGAAT ACATTGAAATGGGAGCTGGTGGACATGGGGAGCCTAAATGGAACACTTTTGAATTCTCAGGCCATCCACCATGCTGATTCTGGTGGTAGACAATGGAGTGAACCCATCGAGCTTGCAAATGGAGACATAATAACTCTTGGCACTTCATCAAGAATATTT ATGTTAGCTGGAgtggatgggggggggggagtggcaAACTTCCAGGAATGGGGATTGGGGAAG GTTCAAATTGCTCATGCTGAAAACCAAATTCCCTTTGGAGTTGGTATGGCTTCTGATCCCATGGCCTTGCGTCGAGGAGGGAAAAGGCTTCCCATGGAAGACATGTGCTACTACCAATGGCCTCTTCCAGGAGCCGAACAG TTTGGACTGTTTGGGATATGTGATGGGCATGGTGGAGTAGGAGCTGCCAAAGCTGCTAGCAA AATGCTGCCTGAGATGGTTGCAAATATCTTGTCAGTTTCGGAAAAAAGACAGAGGGTTCTTTCCCTTTGTGATGCTTCAAATGTGCTCAGGGATGCATATTCTCAGACAGAAGCATCTATGAACCATTC TATTGATGGCAAGCAAATCAAGATGACAGAAGACCATAGAGTAACCAGCCAGTCCGAAAGAGTCCGCTTGAAACAAACAGGACAACCATTGAAAGATGGGGAAACACGCCTATGCG GTCTGAACCTAGCCCGGATGCTTGGAgacaaatttttgaaagaacaAGATTCCCGCTTTAGTTCGGAGCCTTACATAAGTGAGGTTGTGCACATCGATAAAGCTAGCAAGGCATTTGTTCTTATGGCAAG TGATGGCCTTTGGGATGTTATGAGCATCAAGAAGGCAGTGCAGCTTATACTTCAG ATGAAGGACAGATATGCTGCAGACAAAAAGAATTTGACAGAGAGAATTGCAAATTTGGTGTTGAGCGAGGCAAGAAATCTGAGGACAAAGGATAACACATCaataattttcttggatttcGATACAACCACTAGAACTGCTTCTTGTAAAATGGATTCTTGA
- the LOC122644195 gene encoding protein phosphatase 2C 70-like isoform X2 → MAIPMAESIVVLLLLMLILIILLILLAFKPWRFFFSSSRSRLIKVGDLERPLFSDDPDSVQNQNNELGRNYVSEGSHLQTEGSFGSPRARGLVCKQRLPSTDAHSTQGATLVLDVVSDLSEDVLVGQTLKRPLVSHRSIDEGKHAKKEDSKYGLSVISADSYHGSLPKAIRYQRSSLTLEVISGPSRGLRCSLQSTNTSRLPLTLGRVPPSEMLLNDSEISGKHAMINWNLNTLKWELVDMGSLNGTLLNSQAIHHADSGGRQWSEPIELANGDIITLGTSSRIFMLAGVDGGGGVANFQEWGLGKVQIAHAENQIPFGVGMASDPMALRRGGKRLPMEDMCYYQWPLPGAEQFGLFGICDGHGGVGAAKAASKMLPEMVANILSVSEKRQRVLSLCDASNVLRDAYSQTEASMNHSGALQHCFWFGLMAMKSSLYNVQMLEILLACIDGKQIKMTEDHRVTSQSERVRLKQTGQPLKDGETRLCGLNLARMLGDKFLKEQDSRFSSEPYISEVVHIDKASKAFVLMASDGLWDVMSIKKAVQLILQMKDRYAADKKNLTERIANLVLSEARNLRTKDNTSIIFLDFDTTTRTASCKMDS, encoded by the exons ATGGCGATACCAATGGCAGAGAGCATTGTCGTTCTGCTCCTGCTTATGCTGATTCTAATAATCCTCCTTATCCTCTTGGCATTTAAGCCATggcgtttcttcttctcttcttctcgaTCTCGTTTGATCAAG GTCGGTGATCTAGAAAGGCCTCTCTTTTCTGATGATCCAGATTCggtccaaaaccaaaacaatGAATTGGGAAGAAATTATGTTTCAGAGGGGTCCCATCTTCAAACTGAAGGGAGCTTCGGCTCACCAAGAGCACGTGGCCTTGTCTGTAAACAGAGACTTCCATCAACTGATGCACATTCAACCCAAG GTGCTACTTTGGTTCTAGATGTAGTTTCTGATCTGTCGGAAGATGTTCTGGTCGGTCAAACACTAAAGCGTCCTCTGGTGTCACACCGCTCAATTGATGAGGGAAAACATGCTAAAAAAGAAGACTCTAAATATGGTCTCTCAGTCATTTCTGCTGATAGCTATCATGGATCTTTGCCTAAGGCTATCAGATATCAaa GAAGCAGCCTTACCCTGGAAGTTATATCTGGCCCTTCTCGTGGGCTTCGCTGCTCCTTACAGTCAACGAATACTTCTCGACTTCCACTGACCCTGGGGAGAGTTCCTCCCAGTGAGATGTTACTGAATGACTCAGAAATCTCGGGAAAGCATGCCATGATAAATTGGAACTTGAAT ACATTGAAATGGGAGCTGGTGGACATGGGGAGCCTAAATGGAACACTTTTGAATTCTCAGGCCATCCACCATGCTGATTCTGGTGGTAGACAATGGAGTGAACCCATCGAGCTTGCAAATGGAGACATAATAACTCTTGGCACTTCATCAAGAATATTT ATGTTAGCTGGAgtggatgggggggggggagtggcaAACTTCCAGGAATGGGGATTGGGGAAG GTTCAAATTGCTCATGCTGAAAACCAAATTCCCTTTGGAGTTGGTATGGCTTCTGATCCCATGGCCTTGCGTCGAGGAGGGAAAAGGCTTCCCATGGAAGACATGTGCTACTACCAATGGCCTCTTCCAGGAGCCGAACAG TTTGGACTGTTTGGGATATGTGATGGGCATGGTGGAGTAGGAGCTGCCAAAGCTGCTAGCAA AATGCTGCCTGAGATGGTTGCAAATATCTTGTCAGTTTCGGAAAAAAGACAGAGGGTTCTTTCCCTTTGTGATGCTTCAAATGTGCTCAGGGATGCATATTCTCAGACAGAAGCATCTATGAACCATTC GGGTGCACTGCAACATTGCTTTTGGTTTGGGCTGATGGCAATGAAGAGTTCTTTGTACAATGTGCAAATGTTGGAGATTCTGCTTGCGTG TATTGATGGCAAGCAAATCAAGATGACAGAAGACCATAGAGTAACCAGCCAGTCCGAAAGAGTCCGCTTGAAACAAACAGGACAACCATTGAAAGATGGGGAAACACGCCTATGCG GTCTGAACCTAGCCCGGATGCTTGGAgacaaatttttgaaagaacaAGATTCCCGCTTTAGTTCGGAGCCTTACATAAGTGAGGTTGTGCACATCGATAAAGCTAGCAAGGCATTTGTTCTTATGGCAAG TGATGGCCTTTGGGATGTTATGAGCATCAAGAAGGCAGTGCAGCTTATACTTCAG ATGAAGGACAGATATGCTGCAGACAAAAAGAATTTGACAGAGAGAATTGCAAATTTGGTGTTGAGCGAGGCAAGAAATCTGAGGACAAAGGATAACACATCaataattttcttggatttcGATACAACCACTAGAACTGCTTCTTGTAAAATGGATTCTTGA
- the LOC122644195 gene encoding protein phosphatase 2C 70-like isoform X1 encodes MAIPMAESIVVLLLLMLILIILLILLAFKPWRFFFSSSRSRLIKVGDLERPLFSDDPDSVQNQNNELGRNYVSEGSHLQTEGSFGSPRARGLVCKQRLPSTDAHSTQGATLVLDVVSDLSEDVLVGQTLKRPLVSHRSIDEGKHAKKEDSKYGLSVISADSYHGSLPKAIRYQRSSLTLEVISGPSRGLRCSLQSTNTSRLPLTLGRVPPSEMLLNDSEISGKHAMINWNLNTLKWELVDMGSLNGTLLNSQAIHHADSGGRQWSEPIELANGDIITLGTSSRIFMLAGVDGGGGVANFQEWGLGKVQIAHAENQIPFGVGMASDPMALRRGGKRLPMEDMCYYQWPLPGAEQFGLFGICDGHGGVGAAKAASKMLPEMVANILSVSEKRQRVLSLCDASNVLRDAYSQTEASMNHSYEGCTATLLLVWADGNEEFFVQCANVGDSACVLNIDGKQIKMTEDHRVTSQSERVRLKQTGQPLKDGETRLCGLNLARMLGDKFLKEQDSRFSSEPYISEVVHIDKASKAFVLMASDGLWDVMSIKKAVQLILQMKDRYAADKKNLTERIANLVLSEARNLRTKDNTSIIFLDFDTTTRTASCKMDS; translated from the exons ATGGCGATACCAATGGCAGAGAGCATTGTCGTTCTGCTCCTGCTTATGCTGATTCTAATAATCCTCCTTATCCTCTTGGCATTTAAGCCATggcgtttcttcttctcttcttctcgaTCTCGTTTGATCAAG GTCGGTGATCTAGAAAGGCCTCTCTTTTCTGATGATCCAGATTCggtccaaaaccaaaacaatGAATTGGGAAGAAATTATGTTTCAGAGGGGTCCCATCTTCAAACTGAAGGGAGCTTCGGCTCACCAAGAGCACGTGGCCTTGTCTGTAAACAGAGACTTCCATCAACTGATGCACATTCAACCCAAG GTGCTACTTTGGTTCTAGATGTAGTTTCTGATCTGTCGGAAGATGTTCTGGTCGGTCAAACACTAAAGCGTCCTCTGGTGTCACACCGCTCAATTGATGAGGGAAAACATGCTAAAAAAGAAGACTCTAAATATGGTCTCTCAGTCATTTCTGCTGATAGCTATCATGGATCTTTGCCTAAGGCTATCAGATATCAaa GAAGCAGCCTTACCCTGGAAGTTATATCTGGCCCTTCTCGTGGGCTTCGCTGCTCCTTACAGTCAACGAATACTTCTCGACTTCCACTGACCCTGGGGAGAGTTCCTCCCAGTGAGATGTTACTGAATGACTCAGAAATCTCGGGAAAGCATGCCATGATAAATTGGAACTTGAAT ACATTGAAATGGGAGCTGGTGGACATGGGGAGCCTAAATGGAACACTTTTGAATTCTCAGGCCATCCACCATGCTGATTCTGGTGGTAGACAATGGAGTGAACCCATCGAGCTTGCAAATGGAGACATAATAACTCTTGGCACTTCATCAAGAATATTT ATGTTAGCTGGAgtggatgggggggggggagtggcaAACTTCCAGGAATGGGGATTGGGGAAG GTTCAAATTGCTCATGCTGAAAACCAAATTCCCTTTGGAGTTGGTATGGCTTCTGATCCCATGGCCTTGCGTCGAGGAGGGAAAAGGCTTCCCATGGAAGACATGTGCTACTACCAATGGCCTCTTCCAGGAGCCGAACAG TTTGGACTGTTTGGGATATGTGATGGGCATGGTGGAGTAGGAGCTGCCAAAGCTGCTAGCAA AATGCTGCCTGAGATGGTTGCAAATATCTTGTCAGTTTCGGAAAAAAGACAGAGGGTTCTTTCCCTTTGTGATGCTTCAAATGTGCTCAGGGATGCATATTCTCAGACAGAAGCATCTATGAACCATTCGTATGAG GGGTGCACTGCAACATTGCTTTTGGTTTGGGCTGATGGCAATGAAGAGTTCTTTGTACAATGTGCAAATGTTGGAGATTCTGCTTGCGTGTTGAA TATTGATGGCAAGCAAATCAAGATGACAGAAGACCATAGAGTAACCAGCCAGTCCGAAAGAGTCCGCTTGAAACAAACAGGACAACCATTGAAAGATGGGGAAACACGCCTATGCG GTCTGAACCTAGCCCGGATGCTTGGAgacaaatttttgaaagaacaAGATTCCCGCTTTAGTTCGGAGCCTTACATAAGTGAGGTTGTGCACATCGATAAAGCTAGCAAGGCATTTGTTCTTATGGCAAG TGATGGCCTTTGGGATGTTATGAGCATCAAGAAGGCAGTGCAGCTTATACTTCAG ATGAAGGACAGATATGCTGCAGACAAAAAGAATTTGACAGAGAGAATTGCAAATTTGGTGTTGAGCGAGGCAAGAAATCTGAGGACAAAGGATAACACATCaataattttcttggatttcGATACAACCACTAGAACTGCTTCTTGTAAAATGGATTCTTGA
- the LOC122644195 gene encoding protein phosphatase 2C 70-like isoform X6 produces the protein MAIPMAESIVVLLLLMLILIILLILLAFKPWRFFFSSSRSRLIKVGDLERPLFSDDPDSVQNQNNELGRNYVSEGSHLQTEGSFGSPRARGLVCKQRLPSTDAHSTQGATLVLDVVSDLSEDVLVGQTLKRPLVSHRSIDEGKHAKKEDSKYGLSVISADSYHGSLPKAIRYQRSSLTLEVISGPSRGLRCSLQSTNTSRLPLTLGRVPPSEMLLNDSEISGKHAMINWNLNTLKWELVDMGSLNGTLLNSQAIHHADSGGRQWSEPIELANGDIITLGTSSRIFMLAGVDGGGGVANFQEWGLGKVQIAHAENQIPFGVGMASDPMALRRGGKRLPMEDMCYYQWPLPGAEQFGLFGICDGHGGVGAAKAASKMLPEMVANILSVSEKRQRVLSLCDASNVLRDAYSQTEASMNHSYEGCTATLLLVWADGNEEFFVQCANVGDSACVLNIDGKQIKMTEDHRVTSQSERVRLKQTGQPLKDGETRLCGV, from the exons ATGGCGATACCAATGGCAGAGAGCATTGTCGTTCTGCTCCTGCTTATGCTGATTCTAATAATCCTCCTTATCCTCTTGGCATTTAAGCCATggcgtttcttcttctcttcttctcgaTCTCGTTTGATCAAG GTCGGTGATCTAGAAAGGCCTCTCTTTTCTGATGATCCAGATTCggtccaaaaccaaaacaatGAATTGGGAAGAAATTATGTTTCAGAGGGGTCCCATCTTCAAACTGAAGGGAGCTTCGGCTCACCAAGAGCACGTGGCCTTGTCTGTAAACAGAGACTTCCATCAACTGATGCACATTCAACCCAAG GTGCTACTTTGGTTCTAGATGTAGTTTCTGATCTGTCGGAAGATGTTCTGGTCGGTCAAACACTAAAGCGTCCTCTGGTGTCACACCGCTCAATTGATGAGGGAAAACATGCTAAAAAAGAAGACTCTAAATATGGTCTCTCAGTCATTTCTGCTGATAGCTATCATGGATCTTTGCCTAAGGCTATCAGATATCAaa GAAGCAGCCTTACCCTGGAAGTTATATCTGGCCCTTCTCGTGGGCTTCGCTGCTCCTTACAGTCAACGAATACTTCTCGACTTCCACTGACCCTGGGGAGAGTTCCTCCCAGTGAGATGTTACTGAATGACTCAGAAATCTCGGGAAAGCATGCCATGATAAATTGGAACTTGAAT ACATTGAAATGGGAGCTGGTGGACATGGGGAGCCTAAATGGAACACTTTTGAATTCTCAGGCCATCCACCATGCTGATTCTGGTGGTAGACAATGGAGTGAACCCATCGAGCTTGCAAATGGAGACATAATAACTCTTGGCACTTCATCAAGAATATTT ATGTTAGCTGGAgtggatgggggggggggagtggcaAACTTCCAGGAATGGGGATTGGGGAAG GTTCAAATTGCTCATGCTGAAAACCAAATTCCCTTTGGAGTTGGTATGGCTTCTGATCCCATGGCCTTGCGTCGAGGAGGGAAAAGGCTTCCCATGGAAGACATGTGCTACTACCAATGGCCTCTTCCAGGAGCCGAACAG TTTGGACTGTTTGGGATATGTGATGGGCATGGTGGAGTAGGAGCTGCCAAAGCTGCTAGCAA AATGCTGCCTGAGATGGTTGCAAATATCTTGTCAGTTTCGGAAAAAAGACAGAGGGTTCTTTCCCTTTGTGATGCTTCAAATGTGCTCAGGGATGCATATTCTCAGACAGAAGCATCTATGAACCATTCGTATGAG GGGTGCACTGCAACATTGCTTTTGGTTTGGGCTGATGGCAATGAAGAGTTCTTTGTACAATGTGCAAATGTTGGAGATTCTGCTTGCGTGTTGAA TATTGATGGCAAGCAAATCAAGATGACAGAAGACCATAGAGTAACCAGCCAGTCCGAAAGAGTCCGCTTGAAACAAACAGGACAACCATTGAAAGATGGGGAAACACGCCTATGCGGT GTCTGA